The proteins below are encoded in one region of Hordeum vulgare subsp. vulgare chromosome 3H, MorexV3_pseudomolecules_assembly, whole genome shotgun sequence:
- the LOC123440873 gene encoding protein LTO1 homolog: MDFLEPMVALDETHYQDGYKDGYDDGLVSGKEEGRQVGLKMGFQVGEELGFYQGCLDVWMSIICLDQDAFSARVRKHMEQLAALLSNYPLSDPENNQLQDMMKDIRLKFRVIMGSLRAKLGYEGRPTSSEQDFEDI; this comes from the coding sequence ATGGATTTTCTTGAACCAATGGTAGCCTTAGACGAGACACATTATCAAGATGGTTACAAAGATGGTTATGATGATGGCTTGGTATctgggaaggaagaaggaaggcaGGTCGGTTTAAAGATGGGTTTCCAGGTAGGTGAAGAGCTAGGATTCTATCAGGGCTGCTTGGATGTGTGGATGTCAATAATTTGCCTTGATCAAGATGCATTCTCAGCTCGGGTCAGGAAACACATGGAGCAATTAGCTGCACTTCTAAGCAACTATCCTTTGTCTGATCCAGAGAATAATCAgcttcaagacatgatgaaggaTATAAGGCTGAAATTCAGGGTTATCATGGGAAGCTTACGAGCAAAATTGGGGTATGAAGGTCGTCCCACATCATCTGAGCAAGACTTTGAGGACATTTAG